The following are encoded together in the Deltaproteobacteria bacterium genome:
- a CDS encoding carotenoid oxygenase family protein, with protein sequence MFVAAPNASKEDDGIVLSVVLNARKGRRFC encoded by the coding sequence GTGTTTGTGGCCGCTCCGAACGCGTCGAAAGAGGACGACGGGATCGTGCTTTCGGTGGTGCTGAACGCTCGGAAGGGACGTCGTTTCTGCTGA